Genomic segment of Arachis stenosperma cultivar V10309 chromosome 4, arast.V10309.gnm1.PFL2, whole genome shotgun sequence:
ATCAATTATGACCACTTTCTGAACCGTCACAGTAGAGTAGTTATCCATGCGTTATCTTCGAGTGTAGACACTATATAGTTCCTCATGCGTagaaatattttctttttacacCACAACGTTGCCCTTTGTTTATTTCTTTAACCGAGTTTGTACAATAAAAGAAGAAATATCTTAATTTCCAAATAAACGCGGGTAGTGGAGGTAGGGGGAAATCGAAATCCCGTTTGAAgggtttttttttataaataaaaatagtttaattttaatatattaatagtataaaatatttaatataattatataattatatttattttttacgattatttatataatcaacaaaaataataattattttttatgatgtaATATTATAtagttaaatatatatattttatattaattatacattaaatttaaatttataaaaatattcatgattttttgtttaaaattttttgtttaaaaataacACTAGTAtgcttattttttaatttttaaaattaacaattttaaattgttatttttaaaacataataaataattaattatacaaaaataataatacaattACATTTCTTTTTagtaaattcaattaaattattaatataaaatatatttatttaaatttaaaatatttaaataaaattaaattaattaaaaaatatacaaatataattaaaatcgTTTTCGACttgttttattattaaaatcattctcaatgttacaaaacattataaaatcgttcttttgtctcataaataatattttttaaacaattttatccttaaacaaaaataataaaaaaatctccACACCCTCACTATTAACTTTACATCATCATTATTGCTTTGCATCTCCTCCCTCTCCCTTTTCTCACTATTATCACCACTGCCACAATAACCATCACCACTGCCGTCATAACCAATACAccttttttctctttattaCCTGTTTATCATCCTAAATTATTATTACCCACTCATTATTCCCAACACTTTTCTTTCAGTAACAACAACAGCTCTAAATTAAATCAACAGCAACATccacaaaataaatcaacaaaaattttagaTTAAACAATAATTCAATAATCAACAATCACAATTTTATATCCAAAATCAGCAATAAcagaaattacaaaaataaaaaaatgatatttatgctcttcaaaaattaaaaaaaaaataaaaagaaaggaagaacgAAGATagaaatagagaactcaaaggAGGGTGGTGTTGCTGCCATCCGTTAACGACATGTGGGAAGCTACTGCTACTGGCGCTGTCGCATCTGTAGCTAAGGATAAGAACGACAGTGATAGAGAACGACGTGATGACGGCAGCCAAAGCTAAAACTATTGGAGTAAGAGATCCAAATAAGTGACTAAAGCTGAAACGACGCTATTGAGATCGATACCGACATAATTGTAGTTGAGAACTAAAGAGGGACCGGAGTAGGAAtagaagaatttttttttaattttaattttattaattattaagataatttaataaaaaaaattaaaataaaaaataattttataacattttataatattaaagatgattttaataataaaaaaaattaaaaataatttttattttaacctCAAATCTTTGGAAGGAAAAAACTACTTACGCCTTCGCCTAACTTCTTagcaaaatgcatccaatatCCTAAAAAAGATTATATCCTGATAAagaaggttttttttttaattttttttaaataatgaatttttttatttataaaagaaaaaaaaaaaaaacccgtTTGAAACTTTGTTACTACCACCCTGACACTGAACAGTGTGCCCAGGCTGTTGTTTTGTGTTGTCGTCCTATTATGGTTTGGGTGTTTTCTTCGTCTTTCAAAATTCCATCTCTAACAACACGCCCTCGTTACTCGTTAGTCTCAGCTACCTAAGGCCGCGTTTGCCTCTGTTGGAACTGGAAATGGAGGAAGAAGAACCAGTGAAAACGACGACGCATCAACATGAACCTCGAAAGTGTTCTGAGAAGAAGACTGTGAGTGTGAGTGTGAGGGGTGAGATTGATACTTCTGTGCCCTTTGAATCTGTGAAGGAGGCAGTTACTCGATTCGGTGGCATCGGTTTCTGGAAGCCTATTATTCCTTCTCTTCCGCTTCCTTTTCATTCTCACCATGTATGCTATTCTTATAATCctctctttttccttttttcccCTTTTGTTACTGTGTTGTGTATACAAAACTGGGAAGATAAAGATGAATAGTGGTAGTTCTCATGTGTAGTagaaatgtttttgaaattttttattctgccataaaattattttataccaGGTTAAAAATGGTACAAGAGATCGTTGAGGGAAAAAAACTGCTAGTATTTacttataaatattataaattaaatttcagtttaacaataaaaaaatagtaaaagaaTGTGAAAAATCCTTTGATTTTGCTTTATTATTCcgtattttcttttttgaattaTGCTTCTCTTTCAAATGACATTTCCTTAAGATGGTTATTACTGAAGTTGCTTCCACTTTCGTTAGCAACACGGCGGAGAAGAGGTGGACGGTGCAAAACTGGAGGAGCAGGCCATGGTGTTGGAGAAAGAATTGATCCTCAAAGAGAGGGAAACTCTTGATGTGTTAAAGGAATTGGAGAGTACCAAAAGGCTTGTTGAAGATTTGAGAACAAAGCTACAGAAGGAGGAAGCCGAAGCCAAAGAGAATGAAGAAAATGTGTTGGATGTTAGAAAGCAACAAGCTTCTAAGGAAGGTTTTATTCCCTGCCCTTCGTCTTCTCCGGCTTTGATACTAATGGAATTGAAGCAGGCCAAGTTGAACCTAACAAGAACTACTAATGATCTTGCTGATGTTCGAGCTTCTGTCGAATCGCTTAATAAGAAATTAGACAAGGAAAGAATCTCGCTTGAGAGAACCCGCGAGAGGCTTAGTCAGAATTCATTGAAAATATCTTCTCTTGAAGAAGAACTTAAACAGACCAGACTTAGAATAGAACTGGCAAAAGATGCTGAAATCAAGTGTGTTTCCGGTGACCCTTCGGATATCACGAGAGAGCTCCATCGATTGAGTTCTGAGACAGAGCATTTCAAGAAAATTGGAGAAGCCGCCAAGTCAGAAGTTTCGAGGACAATGTCTGAGATTGAACAGACTAGAAGTATGATAACAACTGCAGAAATTAGATTGGTTGCTGCCAGGAAAATGAAGGAAGCTGCTAGAGCCGCTGAAGCAGCTGCCATTGCAGAAATCAATGCTTTATCTAATCATGAGATTGAGAATTCACCCGAAAAGCATGATGGTGTTACTCTTTCATTTGAAGAGTATACTTCTCTTGCCTGCAAAGCTCAAGATGCTGAGGAACAATACAAGAAGAAAGTTTTCAGTGCCATGCTTGAAGTTGATGAGGCGAATTTGGAAAAAGAGAAAATCTTAAAGAAGGCAGAGGAAGCTTTGGAAGAATTGAAATCCAGCAAGAAGGTCCTTGATGAAGCTTTGGAAAGGGTCGAGGTGGCGAATAGAGGGAAGCTAGTGGTAGAGGAGGCTCTAAGGAAGTGGCGGTCCGAGAGTCACAAGAGACGCTCCTCGGTACAAAATTCTACCAAGTTCAAGACCTCTTATCCATCTCACCATCAGAGAGAATCAATATTACTTGATGTGAATGGATTGAATATTGTAAATGATGAAACCAAGCCGGTTCTTAAGCCAACGCTATCGATAGGACAAATACTGAGCCGGAAGCTGCTTCCGCCGCAAGATATTGAATCCATGTTGCCTGGAGAAAGAAGCTTTGTGAAAAGGAAGATGTCATTGGGTCAGATGCTTGGCAAACAAAATTCTGATTCATCCATTGATACACAAATTGAGAAAGAAAATGGACAGAAGCAGTTTTCTTCCAAGAGAAAGAAATTTGGGTTTGTGAGATTCTCACTTCTCTTGTCTAAAcaacaaaagaagaagaagaagaagaagccaaTGTTGAATTTGAGGTGATAGAATCAGTTTGATCAATTAATATGTTGTTTCATCTTGTTTTCTATGTACACGGTTGTTTGTATATTAATCACCTATTTATGCTTCCTATGCTACGTTCTAGTTCTAGAGTTCTTAACTTATCCTCTTGAAAACTGGTAGTATGATATTCATTTGTCAGCTGTTTTTGTTGTGTTTATATTTGTATACTAACCTCCCTAGTTAGGAAAATTCTGTGATGCTGAAGAAAGATTCCTCAACACATGCTGAAGCTTAGTTGtcaaaaaatgaaggaaaaCGCGTGTCCCTCAAGAATGATGGCTTGGCCTGAGCCGTTGCATTTGGTGCTGGCAACTGGGTGTTGCTTTTCAGAAATTGTCTCAACTTGATAGATGTCTAGATAATCATTAAGAAAGGCTAATTAATTAAGTTTacaaaagtaattttttttggaatgTAATATTTGGTTTTTGGTGGAGTTGTGTTATTGGTCCGCTGGGCCATGGAAGTTGGATTTTTGGTGGGTTGTGGGAAGTGATAAAAACCCCATAGATATAATCATGGGTTCCGCAAAATATATGGAGGTTACGTTACCCTAACAAAACTAACAGGCCTTAGTAGGAAAAAATAATGGGATTGAAATTTTTATGTGAAATAATTAAGTTTCAagtaatttattaataattataaacaCTAATTATGTGTatacataattaataatttatattattattttaaacgatagacatgataaaataatttaattatctaTTGAAGAAAGTGAATAATTTATTCATGTTTAccttattaataattataacaattaattattataaataggtatatctttatttaataaaaaatttatattaatgacttatatttattatttaaataataattaatatacataattatactatatcaaaattaaatatttttgtttgtgttaagttaaattataattaataaaatttatttacgTAATAAAGTTaagttaaatatttttgtaaacgGATGCCAGTTGAACTTTATCAGTAGAAACTGATGTAAGTGGAATCATCATGCTAATATATTTTTTGCAAAGATGCTATTTGTGCAGCTACATTATTTTAGGGGTGGCAAGTGGGGAAGTCCGCCCCACCCCGCCAAAAGCCCGCCCCGCCCTATCTACTGAGACGGTCTTAGAATCCTAGCCCGCCCTGCCTAATGGCGGGCTGGCGGGCCGGCGGGATAAGTCCGTCAAAtaacttcttttttatttttaactattaaataatatatataaaggaataaaaaaa
This window contains:
- the LOC130973497 gene encoding WEB family protein At2g38370-like, with protein sequence MEEEEPVKTTTHQHEPRKCSEKKTVSVSVRGEIDTSVPFESVKEAVTRFGGIGFWKPIIPSLPLPFHSHHQHGGEEVDGAKLEEQAMVLEKELILKERETLDVLKELESTKRLVEDLRTKLQKEEAEAKENEENVLDVRKQQASKEGFIPCPSSSPALILMELKQAKLNLTRTTNDLADVRASVESLNKKLDKERISLERTRERLSQNSLKISSLEEELKQTRLRIELAKDAEIKCVSGDPSDITRELHRLSSETEHFKKIGEAAKSEVSRTMSEIEQTRSMITTAEIRLVAARKMKEAARAAEAAAIAEINALSNHEIENSPEKHDGVTLSFEEYTSLACKAQDAEEQYKKKVFSAMLEVDEANLEKEKILKKAEEALEELKSSKKVLDEALERVEVANRGKLVVEEALRKWRSESHKRRSSVQNSTKFKTSYPSHHQRESILLDVNGLNIVNDETKPVLKPTLSIGQILSRKLLPPQDIESMLPGERSFVKRKMSLGQMLGKQNSDSSIDTQIEKENGQKQFSSKRKKFGFVRFSLLLSKQQKKKKKKKPMLNLR